Proteins found in one Arcobacter sp. F155 genomic segment:
- a CDS encoding glycosyl transferase: MNFFKYIKAVGTGPKSNRDLTKEEIIEAIQGILEQKCEPEQAAAFLMLLRVKLESEEELAGCLQSFDKYIKRENIPESIELGFSYDGKTKQPYLFPLYGKILKEFFEKNNHIKPLDIVISGDFCQPAKEGITVKDIATNIELEDNIHFFDRKDYFKELSDLTELRKKLYMRTVFNTTEKLLNPANSKYSITSAFHKPYVEKYTKLFGSNYENLLILKGNEGTTEVFSNFKYWVNENGKIEEKSVDLKQLDINYTRKFEDISLEQAIAFIQNPDKETIKLAKLNVAILLFAANRVDSINEAYNMLNEEKKGFLSFFKNLFS, encoded by the coding sequence ATGAATTTTTTTAAATATATAAAAGCCGTTGGAACGGGACCAAAATCAAATAGAGATTTAACAAAAGAAGAAATAATTGAAGCTATTCAAGGGATATTAGAACAAAAATGTGAACCTGAACAAGCTGCAGCTTTTTTAATGCTTTTAAGAGTGAAACTTGAAAGTGAAGAAGAGTTAGCTGGTTGTTTACAATCCTTTGACAAATATATTAAAAGAGAAAATATTCCAGAATCTATTGAATTAGGTTTTTCATATGATGGAAAAACAAAACAACCTTATCTTTTCCCTTTATATGGAAAGATATTAAAAGAGTTTTTTGAAAAAAACAATCATATAAAACCACTTGATATTGTAATTAGTGGAGATTTCTGTCAACCAGCAAAAGAGGGAATTACTGTAAAAGATATTGCTACAAATATTGAGTTAGAAGACAATATTCATTTCTTTGATAGAAAAGATTATTTCAAAGAGTTATCTGATTTAACTGAACTTAGAAAAAAACTTTATATGAGAACAGTATTTAATACAACAGAAAAACTTTTAAATCCTGCAAACTCTAAATACTCAATTACATCAGCTTTTCATAAACCATATGTAGAGAAATACACAAAACTTTTTGGAAGCAACTATGAAAACCTTTTAATTTTAAAAGGGAATGAAGGTACAACAGAAGTTTTCTCTAACTTCAAATATTGGGTAAATGAAAATGGAAAAATCGAAGAAAAAAGCGTTGATTTAAAACAATTAGATATCAACTATACAAGAAAATTTGAAGATATCTCTTTAGAGCAAGCAATAGCATTTATTCAAAATCCTGATAAAGAAACAATTAAATTAGCTAAGCTAAATGTAGCTATTTTACTATTTGCAGCAAATAGAGTTGATTCAATAAATGAAGCCTACAATATGTTAAATGAAGAAAAGAAAGGATTTTTAAGCTTCTTTAAAAACTTATTTTCATAA
- a CDS encoding LysE family translocator translates to MLFDLLNLTLLAVFIPTFFIVSITPGMCMTLALSMGMSIGLKRTFFMMYGELIGVGLVASASVIGVATIMLKYPTIFLVLKYGGGAYLAYLGIQMWMSKGKMAVSLDECSYSVSRKNLALQGFLTAIANPKGWAFFIALLPPFIDKNLELAPQLSVLLLIILFLEFMCLIIYASGGTTLRKLLQNSNNVKLINKIAGTMMIGIGIWLASS, encoded by the coding sequence ATGCTGTTTGACTTATTAAACTTAACATTATTAGCTGTTTTTATTCCTACATTTTTTATTGTTTCTATTACTCCTGGTATGTGTATGACCTTAGCTTTAAGCATGGGAATGAGTATTGGTTTAAAAAGAACATTTTTTATGATGTATGGAGAACTTATTGGCGTAGGGTTAGTTGCAAGTGCATCAGTTATTGGGGTTGCAACTATAATGCTAAAATACCCAACTATATTTTTAGTTTTAAAGTATGGTGGTGGAGCTTATTTAGCTTATCTTGGTATTCAAATGTGGATGTCAAAGGGAAAAATGGCTGTTAGTTTAGATGAGTGCTCTTATAGTGTTTCAAGAAAGAACTTAGCTTTGCAAGGGTTTTTAACAGCAATTGCAAATCCAAAAGGTTGGGCATTTTTTATTGCTTTACTTCCTCCTTTTATCGATAAAAATTTAGAATTAGCTCCACAGCTTTCAGTTCTTCTTTTAATAATACTGTTCTTAGAGTTTATGTGTTTGATTATCTATGCAAGTGGTGGAACAACTCTTAGAAAACTTTTGCAAAATAGTAATAATGTAAAACTAATAAATAAAATTGCAGGAACTATGATGATAGGAATAGGAATTTGGCTAGCTTCTAGTTAA
- a CDS encoding VTT domain-containing protein, translating to MKLLIKSILILATIFTTTLLIIKFSGVLTVEDIKEIFATLKSQPSYILGGLIVLLLFVDLFIAVPTMTIIILAGYFIGFELAVFYTFLGLFSASFTGYFLSRKHGKKILDKLSSDEEQKLEMTELFNKYGVLVLILSRAVPMLPEISSCLAGTCKMSFKRFFFAWSLGTIPYLCVIAYAGSISKLDDPMPAIYAALGVTFVFWFLWLIFMKKNGIKLRNK from the coding sequence ATGAAACTACTAATCAAATCTATTCTAATTTTAGCAACTATTTTTACAACAACACTTCTTATTATAAAGTTTAGTGGAGTTTTAACTGTTGAAGATATAAAAGAAATCTTCGCTACATTGAAGTCACAACCTTCTTATATTTTAGGAGGTTTAATTGTTTTACTTCTTTTTGTAGATTTATTTATTGCCGTTCCAACTATGACAATTATTATCCTTGCAGGGTATTTTATTGGTTTTGAATTGGCTGTGTTTTATACTTTTTTAGGACTTTTTTCAGCTTCTTTTACAGGTTACTTTTTATCAAGAAAACATGGTAAAAAGATTTTAGATAAACTTTCAAGTGATGAAGAACAAAAGTTAGAGATGACAGAACTTTTTAATAAATATGGAGTTTTAGTTTTAATTCTTTCAAGAGCTGTTCCTATGCTTCCTGAAATCTCTTCATGTTTAGCTGGAACTTGTAAAATGTCTTTTAAAAGATTCTTTTTTGCTTGGTCTTTAGGAACTATTCCATATTTATGTGTGATTGCATATGCAGGTTCTATTTCAAAACTTGATGACCCTATGCCTGCTATTTATGCAGCATTAGGTGTGACATTTGTTTTTTGGTTTTTATGGCTAATTTTTATGAAAAAGAATGGAATAAAGCTAAGAAATAAATAG
- a CDS encoding amino acid ABC transporter ATP-binding protein, whose translation MIEMNNVNKWYGDFHVLKDVNLKVKKGEKIVICGPSGSGKSTTIRCMNRLEQFQEGQIVINGLELTEDVKRIREIRTHVGMVFQHFNLFPHLSILENLILAPTWVSKKPRNEAIETAMHYLERVKIAEQAHKYPNQLSGGQQQRVAIARCLCNNPEIMLFDEPTSALDPEMIGEVLDVMVELADEGITMVCVTHEMGFAKKVADRVIFMDAGQIVEENTPEEFFENPQSDRLKLFLEQILDH comes from the coding sequence ATGATAGAAATGAACAATGTAAATAAGTGGTATGGTGATTTCCACGTTTTAAAAGATGTTAATTTAAAAGTAAAAAAAGGTGAGAAAATTGTAATTTGTGGACCTTCTGGTTCTGGTAAATCTACTACTATTCGATGTATGAATAGACTAGAACAATTCCAAGAAGGACAAATTGTTATAAATGGTTTAGAATTAACAGAAGATGTAAAAAGAATTAGAGAGATTAGAACTCATGTAGGAATGGTTTTCCAACACTTTAACCTATTCCCTCACCTTTCAATCTTAGAAAACCTGATTCTTGCTCCAACGTGGGTATCTAAAAAACCTAGAAATGAAGCTATTGAAACTGCAATGCACTATTTAGAAAGAGTAAAAATTGCAGAGCAAGCTCATAAATATCCAAATCAATTATCAGGTGGGCAACAACAAAGGGTTGCAATTGCAAGATGTCTTTGTAATAATCCAGAGATAATGCTTTTTGATGAACCAACTTCAGCACTAGACCCAGAGATGATTGGGGAAGTTCTTGATGTAATGGTTGAATTAGCAGATGAAGGTATTACTATGGTTTGTGTTACACATGAGATGGGGTTTGCAAAAAAGGTCGCAGATAGAGTTATCTTTATGGATGCAGGGCAAATTGTAGAAGAAAATACCCCTGAAGAATTCTTTGAAAATCCTCAATCTGATAGATTAAAACTATTCTTAGAACAAATTTTAGATCATTAA
- a CDS encoding amino acid ABC transporter permease, whose amino-acid sequence MAIYETKQARPAPSGTKGLVHWLKENLFSDIISSILTILSFILLYITVPPLLDWMIFDATWSGTKEEITKDGARWIFIYEKFNQFIYGFYPEEQYWRPNLVLAIFILYTIGFRNINNTLARAFIIISFPIISVVLLYGGFGLEIIPTTKWGGLLLTIVVAAVGIIVSFPIGIVFALGRQSNMPIIRTISVMYIEFIRGVPLITLLFMSSVILPLFFPENMDFDKLLRALIGITLFQAAYIAEVIRGGLQAIPKGQYEAADSIGLNYWQTMGLIILPQALKISIPNIVGSFISLFKDTTLVLIIGLFDVLAMVTLTSTDPNWLGFETEGYVFVTFIYWVICFSMSKYAKSIEEKFNTDHK is encoded by the coding sequence ATGGCAATTTATGAAACAAAACAAGCTCGTCCTGCTCCTTCAGGAACAAAAGGATTAGTTCACTGGTTAAAAGAGAATCTATTTTCAGATATTATTAGTTCTATTTTAACAATACTGTCTTTTATCCTTTTATATATAACAGTTCCACCTCTACTTGATTGGATGATTTTTGATGCAACATGGAGTGGAACAAAAGAAGAGATTACAAAAGATGGTGCTAGATGGATTTTTATTTATGAAAAATTCAATCAGTTTATCTATGGTTTCTATCCAGAAGAACAATACTGGAGACCAAACTTAGTACTTGCAATCTTTATTTTATATACAATTGGATTTAGAAATATAAATAATACTCTTGCTAGAGCATTTATTATTATCTCTTTTCCTATTATCTCAGTAGTTTTACTTTATGGTGGCTTTGGTTTAGAGATTATTCCTACAACTAAATGGGGTGGATTACTACTTACTATTGTTGTAGCTGCTGTTGGTATTATTGTTTCTTTCCCTATTGGTATTGTCTTTGCTCTTGGTAGACAATCAAATATGCCAATTATTAGAACAATAAGTGTTATGTATATTGAGTTTATTAGAGGTGTTCCTTTAATTACTCTATTATTCATGTCATCAGTTATTTTGCCACTATTCTTTCCAGAGAATATGGACTTTGATAAACTTCTTAGAGCATTAATTGGTATTACACTTTTCCAAGCTGCTTATATTGCAGAAGTTATTAGAGGTGGTCTTCAAGCTATTCCAAAAGGTCAATATGAAGCTGCTGATTCAATAGGATTAAATTATTGGCAAACGATGGGGCTAATTATTTTACCTCAAGCACTTAAAATTTCAATTCCAAATATTGTTGGTTCATTTATCTCTTTATTTAAAGATACAACATTAGTATTAATTATTGGATTATTTGATGTTTTAGCAATGGTTACATTAACATCAACAGACCCAAATTGGTTAGGATTTGAAACAGAAGGATATGTATTTGTAACCTTTATTTACTGGGTTATTTGTTTTAGTATGTCTAAATATGCTAAATCAATTGAAGAAAAATTTAACACAGATCACAAATAG